Proteins found in one Chaetodon auriga isolate fChaAug3 chromosome 12, fChaAug3.hap1, whole genome shotgun sequence genomic segment:
- the LOC143328769 gene encoding uncharacterized protein LOC143328769 isoform X3, whose translation MNQDKETCSSEVKASVANFLELVHTLVDDQCQRDIFYQKTFPTVFGPKYDSALQALMRKFLFNLQNLLPVPNLEQTSLWLSLSPSVLKECVDFMNQPESLHTLIRHHKHHGHKVPQALSSTAADCILSSLSYHLPDVDSEEGDALIKSGSLCVSDDWHRDSLDDSESKKDEEENFREIKSELLRNVGRNGEQHHDDLTEDQGASVEVILQPFDENESTDNDDDDGMDNKWFRPLKTDSRTSSKTFKCLVCGQDFGSLNKLKKHKTTHSVCFTNRMSQSNSVSQSSFFEMIHLHPRPKTNASRSAAELPPSPSVTTHDPSNLSRLPSLNRPNDDYSLVCRVCGRVFTYQKNFDKHQRTCVVRSKRQAKTDQQCSTGLAHHSKPNPADKIKECPPSDPETGPSNVPVPQESCKRSSRAKQCSVCRKTFTRSTDLMRHMRCHAEQSPYFCSYCGKDFDNHEDCETHQEGKCRVLNKLSQEDKSLSSAKGRNQENPVISGDTDQAPAITDAPAIQPCKSNLMCQECGQGFTYYKSFEKHQSKCVKVAPRRKKRTSVSHFVISGCSFRSADNTSSESVKTPVSANHADGSQTKARAIKCTMCEKNFSKIVLMKRHYSKSHKVRGSYPCPLCKRTFVRLCELVRHQQNKKLYQCAVCNKCYTKPGLDYHEKVHTASATPRICETCGKSFKCLAHLIMHQSKHKERQPSVCSFCGKQFSTRDCLKAHMVRHTGGYPCPVCGKKFYQKTYLKWHLYKHSGQEPYLCDTCGKGWPSAAQLKLHMIQHTEERPFKCDDCGVCYKRSSHLMAHRRAKHIRLRPFVCEVCSKAFRLNNELRKHMMVHTGERPFTCPRCGKTFTRKTRLREHREKACL comes from the exons ACCTCCCTTTGGCTCAGTCTCTCCCCTTCTGTCTTGAAAGAGTGTGTGGACTTCATGAATCAACCTGAGTCCCTGCATACACTCATTCGGCATCACAAACATCACGGGCACAAAGTTCCACAAG CCTTGtcttccactgctgctgattGCATCCTTTCCAGCCTGTCCTATCACCTACCAGATGTGGACAGTGAAGAAGGAGATGCACTTATCAAATCTGGATCCTTGTGCGTCTCAGACGATTGGCACAGAGATAGCTTAGATGACAGTGAGTCAaaaaaggatgaagaggaaaactTTAGGGAGATAAAGTCAGAATTGTTGAGGAATGTAGGAAGAAATGGAGAGCAGCATCACGATGATCTGACTGAAGACCAGGGAGCCTCTGTTGAAGTTATCCTTCAGCCTTTTGATGAAAATGAGTCTactgataatgatgatgatgatggcatgGACAACAAGTGGTTTCGCCCTTTGAAGACTGACAGTAGGACATCCTCAAAAACCTTCAAGTGTCTTGTTTGTGGCCAAGATTTTGGTTCCCTGAACAAACTGAAGAAGCATAAGACTACCCATAGTGTTTGCTTTACAAACAGAATGAGTCAGTCAAACTCTGTGAGCCAAAGTAGCTTTTTTGAGATGATACATTTACATCCTAGACCAAAGACCAATGCTTCGAGAAGTGCAGCTGAGCTTCCGCCATCGCCAAGTGTCACAACACATGACCCGTCAAATTTGAGCCGTCTTCCCAGCTTGAATCGGCCTAATGATGACTATAGTCTTGTTTGTCGTGTTTGCGGCAGGGTTTTCACTTACCAAAAGAACTTTGACAAACACCAGAGGACTTGCGTGGTCAGGAGTAAACGACAAGCAAAGACGGACCAACAGTGTTCCACAGGCTTAGCTCATCACTCCAAACCAAACCCTGCTGATAAGATCAAAGAGTGTCCTCCCAGTGATCCCGAAACTGGGCCTTCAAATGTTCCTGTACCCCAGGAATCATGTAAAAGAAGCAGTCGTGCCAAACAGTGCTCCGTATGTCGGAAGACATTCACCCGTTCGACAGACTTGATGAGGCACATGAGATGCCACGCTGAGCAGAGTCCTTATTTTTGCTCTTATTGTGGGAAAGACTTTGACAACCACGAAGACTGCGAGACACATCAGGAGGGTAAATGCAGAGTTTTAAACAAGCTTTCACAGGAGGACAAATCCTTGAGCAGCGCAAAGGGAAGGAATCAGGAGAATCCAGTTATTTCAGGTGATACAGATCAGGCCCCAGCAATCACAGATGCACCTGCTATACAGCCGTGTAAATCAAATCTGATGTGTCAGGAATGCGGCCAGGGTTTTACTTATTACAAGAGCTTTGAGAAGCACCAGAGCAAATGTGTCAAAGTAGCTCCTCGAAGGAAAAAGCGAACAAGCGTGAGCCACTTCGTCATCAGTGGGTGTAGTTTCCGATCAGCTGACAATACCAGCTCTGAGAGTGTGAAAACTCCAGTCTCTGCAAACCATGCAGATGGATCCCAGACTAAAGCTCGCGCCATCAAGTGCACCATGTGTGAGAAGAACTTTTCCAAAATCGTCCTCATGAAAAGACATTATTCCAAGTCACACAAAGTCCGAGGCTCATACCCCTGCCCTTTGTGCAAGAGAACATTTGTGAGGCTGTGCGAATTGGTTCGACATCAGCAAAACAAGAAATTATACCAGTGCGCTGTCTGCAACAAATGTTACACAAAGCCAGGACTAGATTATCATGAGAAAGTACATACTGCGAGTGCAACGCCGCGCATTTGTGAAACGTGCGGGAAAAGCTTCAAATGTCTCGCTCATCTGATTATGCACCAGAGCAAGCACAAAGAGCGGCAGCCTAGTGTTTGTTCCTTCTGTGGGAAACAGTTCAGTACAAGAGACTGCCTGAAAGCGCACATGGTGAGGCACACAGGTGGTTACCCGTGCCCGGTGTGCGGGAAGAAATTCTATCAGAAAACCTACCTGAAGTGGCATCTGTACAAGCACTCGGGGCAAGAGCCGTACCTCTGCGACACCTGTGGGAAAGGCTGGCCGAGCGCAGCTCAGCTGAAGCTTCACATGattcagcacacagaggaaaggcCGTTCAAGTGTGACGACTGCGGTGTGTGTTACAAGAGGAGCTCCCATTTGATGGCCCACCGCAGAGCCAAACACATCCGGCTGCGGCCGTTCGTGTGCGAGGTTTGCAGCAAAGCCTTTAGATTAAACAATGAGCTGCGAAAGCACATGATGGTTCACACGGGAGAGCGGCCCTTCACGTGTCCGAGGTGTGGCAAGACGTTCACGAGGAAAACTCGCCTTcgagaacacagagaaaaggctTGTCTGTGA